A part of Lacinutrix sp. 5H-3-7-4 genomic DNA contains:
- a CDS encoding T9SS type B sorting domain-containing protein, translating into MKRILLSTLFFIFSFISFAQQPNDCANALTVCGDSDVVLDVNGPGNNSNEFPNSCQSNENNSLWLEVTVTTTGTLAFTLTPNSNNITEDYDFFIFGPNTTCGNLGPTIRCSTTNPQSSGQANNLTGLSTSETDNFEGPGAAGNSFVSAINANAGDTYFIVIDRPIGNSPFSLTWTGTAQFANAPTSETDPSGNALDLTECDSVAPFNDGQTPFNLEENTPLIIGSQPDVAVAYYESESNANIASNPLTSPYISNSNGQTIYATITNTSTGCFTIQEFQLLINNNTTAAQPSNLELCDDSSNDGVEIFDLTTEEAVILNGQDPANYTVSYYEQPGDVATSTNAIATPGAYPNMSSPQTIYVRVDDNSNPACFGETSFTITVNPEDDSTFTMQPTCDGATVDTVATPGGTYVLNPDPADGSVIDATTGTITDGLSGASYTVDYTTNGTCPSTSSFTVTVDITNDASFTMNATCDGGIVTSEATPGGTYAFNPIPTDAASIDPVTGTVTGATSATVYMVEYSLGGACPSSTIETLTVLTTDDASVTYTPTCDGGVVDSEATPGGSYAFNTVPTDGAILDTTTGAITGGTPGASYTVDYTTNGSCPATSTTTVTANPLPTVVTPTPLEVCDDATPDGITAIDLTLKNQEISGGNPAYTVSYYFTPLDAINATNPLAIPYTNQTPNMQTVYVRVEDANTGCFDTTSLELVVEQAPVAFTPAALEYCDPDSDGFGEFMLSDTEAEITAGAPGLTVTYHETMADAMNNVNALSSPYNNIVANMQTIYVRVESSTIATDCASFVELVLIVNPTPQITDPTALEVCDDNADGFATFNLPSKDAEILNLLDTDPTNDLDPTQYTVTYYITPGDAMAGTNPIATPNAYVNTSNPQIVHVRVEDTANDCFTNTTLELIVNPLPVLVQPDPLALCDVNNPGDEVEAFTLEDANAQILNGQTGITLTYFDTQAGADTNDAAAQIFSPYTNTVNPQTVYVRAENDNTGCVSTITLDLRVNPLPSPVAMPAAIEECDDDNDGFASFDLDAQSAIITNGEPDITISYYETQDDAMNMVNPLVSPYNNIVANIQTIYVLAENDNTGCFTIVEMPLIVQPAPVVPLDIEDYIICDDDDDGFNQFDFDAVITPQIFTAGQTAADFTLTYHTTQANADSGNNPIINTSNYTNNSNPQTIYIRLESNTNGCVTTGEFIIRVEFPPVLDPNYDNELAQCDDLDANYMEANDGFTSFDLTVEDSEIVNGNNSWVVTYYETMADAQGDVNAIADPTNYTNTMNGPQTLYVRVTDNDTGCFSFTTVTLRVLPNPSPTPDPEDLIVCDDTNAGDLIEVFDLTQNEIAIINGELNVTASYYTSQDDAITGNNAIADPTMHTNEDPNNPGTGITPQTIYVRLTNGDDNTGLNGTGCYSLVSFDVIVNPLPTVTPVDDYIICELFNDGMADFDLDGTMTAAILNGQDPSIFTVSYHETQAEADAAINGLNSPYTNITNPQTIYVNITNTITGCDVATLNFNIEVQEAAQANPDGVAIVYEQCDDNMEFDGDPSNDTVQFNLETQNPFVLDGQDANNYTVSYYENQADADAGTNPLPFLYENTSNPQVIIVRVDNDTMIVTPISLDLSSLTTGLDVDSDGNIDTIDTNGDGVFDIVDINGDGIAEGFDSDADGIIDYIDLDGDGNGDLVDLNNDGVVDNGQDSSICYETAEVTLQVNPLPAFDLDDSYLLCINTNGTEVVNSPLVDTGLDASLYSFEWSYEGNVMAGETGPSIMPTEGGNYSVIVTDTSTSANTMCMSSDSTVVDVSEPPVISYELLTAAFADQHDVQVTASGSTATSIAVYEFSLNGGAWQLGTANADGSYSHTFTNIPAGGIVVTARDVNGCGEVSEEIMVLDYPVYFTPNGDGYNETWNIYSISNYPDAKIYIFDRFGKLLKQISPLGDGWNGTYNGNPMPTSDYWFTVEYTDTATNTKKHFRAHFTLKR; encoded by the coding sequence ATGAAAAGGATCCTACTAAGTACATTATTTTTTATTTTCTCGTTTATTTCTTTCGCTCAACAACCTAATGACTGTGCTAATGCTCTTACGGTTTGTGGAGATTCAGATGTTGTTTTAGATGTTAACGGACCTGGAAACAATAGTAACGAATTTCCTAACTCTTGCCAAAGTAATGAAAACAATAGCTTATGGCTAGAAGTAACTGTAACAACAACAGGTACTTTAGCATTTACATTAACTCCTAATAGCAATAATATTACTGAGGACTACGATTTCTTTATTTTTGGACCAAACACAACATGTGGTAATTTAGGACCAACGATAAGATGTTCTACAACAAATCCTCAATCATCTGGTCAAGCAAATAATTTAACAGGGTTAAGTACTTCTGAAACAGACAACTTTGAAGGTCCTGGTGCTGCTGGAAATAGTTTTGTAAGTGCTATAAATGCTAATGCAGGAGATACATATTTTATTGTTATAGATAGACCTATTGGTAATAGTCCTTTTAGTTTAACTTGGACTGGTACCGCACAATTTGCCAATGCTCCAACCAGCGAAACAGATCCTTCTGGAAATGCTTTAGATTTAACTGAATGTGATTCGGTAGCGCCATTTAATGATGGTCAAACACCTTTTAATTTAGAAGAAAACACGCCTCTAATTATAGGATCGCAACCAGATGTAGCTGTGGCATACTATGAATCTGAAAGTAATGCTAATATCGCTTCAAACCCATTAACAAGCCCATATATTAGTAACAGTAACGGACAAACTATTTATGCTACAATTACTAATACATCTACAGGTTGTTTTACTATTCAAGAATTTCAATTATTAATAAATAACAATACTACTGCTGCACAGCCTTCAAACCTAGAACTTTGCGACGATTCTTCAAACGATGGCGTAGAAATATTTGATTTAACAACCGAGGAAGCAGTTATTTTAAACGGTCAAGATCCAGCCAATTACACGGTAAGTTATTACGAGCAACCAGGTGATGTAGCAACAAGTACCAATGCAATAGCAACACCAGGAGCTTACCCAAATATGTCAAGTCCACAAACCATATATGTTCGTGTAGACGATAACTCTAATCCAGCATGTTTTGGCGAAACAAGTTTTACAATAACGGTTAATCCAGAAGACGATTCGACCTTTACCATGCAACCAACCTGTGATGGAGCTACTGTAGATACAGTAGCCACACCAGGCGGCACCTATGTATTAAATCCAGATCCTGCAGATGGCTCAGTAATAGATGCAACAACAGGAACAATAACCGACGGATTATCAGGCGCGAGTTACACTGTAGATTATACAACAAATGGCACCTGTCCATCAACAAGTTCATTTACAGTAACAGTAGATATAACCAATGATGCTTCATTTACTATGAATGCTACCTGTGATGGTGGAATAGTAACAAGCGAAGCCACACCAGGCGGTACCTATGCATTTAATCCAATACCAACAGATGCTGCTAGTATAGACCCAGTAACAGGAACAGTAACAGGAGCCACATCTGCCACTGTTTATATGGTAGAATATAGCTTAGGAGGCGCTTGTCCGTCATCAACAATAGAAACGCTAACCGTTTTAACTACCGATGATGCTAGTGTAACCTACACACCAACCTGTGATGGTGGCGTTGTAGATTCAGAAGCCACACCAGGCGGAAGCTATGCATTTAATACTGTGCCAACAGATGGTGCGATTTTAGATACCACTACAGGCGCTATAACCGGAGGCACACCAGGAGCAAGTTACACCGTAGATTATACAACAAATGGTAGCTGTCCAGCAACAAGTACAACAACTGTAACAGCCAACCCACTACCAACAGTAGTAACACCAACACCTTTAGAAGTATGTGATGATGCGACACCAGATGGAATAACAGCAATAGATTTAACATTAAAAAATCAAGAGATATCAGGCGGAAATCCAGCCTATACAGTAAGCTATTATTTTACACCATTAGACGCAATAAATGCGACCAATCCATTAGCCATACCTTATACCAACCAAACACCAAATATGCAAACGGTATATGTTCGAGTAGAAGATGCAAACACGGGATGTTTTGATACAACGAGTTTAGAATTAGTAGTTGAGCAAGCACCAGTAGCCTTTACACCAGCAGCTTTAGAATACTGTGATCCAGACAGTGATGGGTTTGGAGAGTTTATGCTATCAGATACCGAAGCAGAAATCACAGCAGGCGCACCAGGACTAACAGTCACTTACCATGAAACGATGGCCGATGCTATGAATAATGTTAATGCCTTATCAAGTCCTTACAATAACATTGTAGCAAACATGCAAACAATTTATGTACGAGTAGAAAGCTCTACCATAGCAACAGACTGTGCGAGTTTTGTAGAACTTGTATTAATAGTCAACCCAACACCACAAATAACCGATCCAACAGCGTTAGAAGTTTGTGATGATAATGCCGATGGTTTTGCTACATTTAATTTACCAAGTAAAGATGCCGAGATTCTAAATTTATTAGATACCGATCCAACAAACGATTTAGATCCAACGCAATACACAGTAACATATTATATAACACCAGGCGATGCTATGGCAGGTACAAACCCAATAGCAACACCAAACGCTTATGTTAATACTAGTAACCCGCAAATAGTACATGTACGAGTAGAAGACACAGCTAATGATTGTTTTACAAACACGACATTAGAGCTTATAGTTAACCCATTACCAGTACTTGTGCAACCAGATCCTTTAGCCTTGTGTGATGTTAATAATCCAGGAGATGAAGTAGAAGCCTTCACTTTAGAAGATGCAAATGCACAAATACTAAACGGTCAAACGGGTATAACACTAACATACTTTGATACACAAGCAGGAGCCGATACTAATGATGCAGCCGCACAAATATTCAGTCCATATACCAATACTGTAAACCCACAAACAGTATATGTACGAGCAGAAAATGATAACACAGGCTGTGTAAGCACGATCACATTAGACCTTCGTGTCAATCCATTACCATCACCAGTTGCAATGCCAGCAGCTATTGAAGAATGTGATGATGATAATGATGGTTTTGCAAGTTTCGATTTAGACGCCCAAAGTGCTATAATCACCAATGGAGAGCCAGATATCACTATTAGTTACTATGAGACGCAAGATGATGCTATGAATATGGTAAACCCATTAGTGAGTCCATACAATAATATTGTAGCCAATATACAAACCATTTATGTTTTAGCAGAAAATGATAACACAGGCTGTTTTACAATAGTCGAAATGCCATTAATTGTACAACCAGCACCAGTAGTACCATTAGATATCGAGGACTATATTATTTGTGATGACGATGATGATGGATTCAATCAATTTGATTTTGATGCAGTAATTACACCACAAATCTTTACAGCAGGACAAACAGCGGCAGATTTCACACTAACGTATCACACAACACAAGCTAATGCCGATTCAGGAAACAACCCAATTATTAATACCAGTAACTATACAAATAACTCTAACCCACAAACCATTTACATTCGATTAGAGAGTAATACTAATGGATGTGTTACTACAGGAGAATTTATAATACGTGTAGAGTTTCCACCAGTATTAGATCCAAACTACGATAATGAGTTAGCACAATGTGATGATTTAGACGCTAACTATATGGAAGCCAATGACGGTTTCACTTCTTTTGATTTAACAGTAGAAGATTCAGAAATAGTAAATGGCAACAACAGTTGGGTTGTAACCTATTATGAAACAATGGCAGATGCTCAAGGCGATGTAAATGCAATAGCAGACCCAACCAACTATACCAATACCATGAATGGTCCACAAACACTTTATGTACGTGTGACCGATAACGATACAGGGTGTTTTTCATTTACAACAGTGACATTACGAGTACTTCCAAACCCATCACCAACACCAGATCCAGAAGATTTGATAGTGTGTGATGATACCAACGCAGGTGATTTAATAGAAGTTTTCGATTTAACACAAAATGAAATAGCAATTATTAATGGAGAATTAAATGTAACGGCAAGTTACTACACCAGTCAAGACGATGCCATTACAGGAAACAATGCAATAGCAGACCCAACAATGCATACTAATGAAGATCCAAACAATCCAGGAACAGGTATAACACCACAAACCATTTATGTACGTCTAACCAATGGCGATGATAACACAGGATTAAACGGTACAGGATGTTACAGTTTAGTAAGTTTTGATGTTATTGTAAACCCATTACCAACAGTAACACCAGTAGACGATTATATTATTTGTGAGCTGTTTAATGATGGTATGGCCGATTTTGATTTAGACGGCACGATGACAGCAGCAATATTAAACGGTCAAGACCCGTCAATATTCACTGTAAGTTATCATGAAACACAGGCAGAAGCAGATGCAGCCATCAATGGATTAAACAGTCCGTATACCAATATTACCAATCCACAAACCATATATGTAAACATCACCAATACTATTACAGGCTGTGATGTAGCGACACTAAACTTTAATATAGAAGTACAAGAAGCAGCACAAGCCAATCCAGATGGAGTAGCAATAGTATATGAGCAATGTGATGACAATATGGAGTTTGATGGCGACCCAAGTAACGATACAGTACAGTTTAATTTAGAAACACAAAACCCATTTGTTTTAGATGGACAAGACGCTAATAACTACACTGTAAGTTACTATGAAAATCAAGCAGATGCAGATGCAGGTACAAACCCATTACCATTTTTATACGAAAACACTAGTAATCCACAAGTAATTATTGTTCGTGTAGATAATGATACCATGATAGTAACACCAATAAGTTTAGACCTAAGCAGTTTAACAACAGGATTAGATGTTGATAGTGATGGAAATATAGATACAATAGATACCAATGGCGATGGCGTGTTCGATATAGTAGATATCAATGGCGATGGCATAGCAGAAGGATTTGATAGTGATGCCGATGGTATTATAGATTATATAGATTTAGATGGCGATGGCAATGGTGATTTAGTAGACCTAAATAACGATGGCGTTGTAGATAATGGTCAAGACAGTTCAATATGTTATGAAACCGCTGAAGTTACTCTACAAGTCAACCCGTTACCAGCCTTTGATTTAGACGATAGTTACCTACTATGTATCAATACTAATGGTACAGAAGTAGTAAACTCACCACTAGTAGATACAGGTTTAGATGCTTCATTATATAGTTTTGAATGGAGCTATGAAGGCAATGTTATGGCAGGAGAAACAGGACCATCAATCATGCCAACCGAAGGCGGAAACTATAGTGTAATAGTAACAGATACCTCTACAAGTGCAAATACAATGTGTATGAGTAGTGATAGTACTGTGGTAGATGTAAGCGAACCACCAGTAATTAGTTACGAGCTATTAACAGCAGCCTTTGCAGACCAACACGATGTGCAAGTAACGGCAAGCGGAAGCACAGCAACTTCAATAGCCGTGTATGAATTTAGTTTAAACGGTGGTGCTTGGCAATTAGGAACAGCAAATGCAGATGGAAGTTACAGTCACACCTTTACCAACATACCAGCAGGCGGTATAGTTGTAACCGCAAGAGATGTTAATGGTTGTGGAGAAGTAAGTGAAGAAATCATGGTACTAGACTACCCAGTTTACTTTACACCAAATGGTGATGGTTATAACGAAACATGGAATATATATAGCATCTCAAATTACCCAGATGCTAAGATTTACATCTTTGATCGTTTTGGAAAACTATTAAAACAAATAAGTCCATTAGGCGATGGTTGGAACGGAACTTACAATGGTAACCCAATGCCAACAAGTGACTACTGGTTTACAGTAGAATATACAGACACAGCAACAAATACTAAAAAGCACTTTAGAGCACACTTTACATTAAAGCGTTAA
- a CDS encoding T9SS C-terminal target domain-containing protein → MKKTCSILFIIFILPVIVWCQDISIFQQFNGRYDYLAIGNTLNPAENNLVQSFCEILPSSQATLNINSSSTVVAAYLYWAGSGLGDTEVSLNGTAINAADTYNTIYTDTTLGDLNYFSCYADVTNQIINEGNTVYELTNLDISETLANNPGHCARRTNFAGWSIYVIYENPTLPLNQVNLFQGLEIINRNVTEKTIFLDNVNVLDNDNAKIGFLAWEGDNALNYGETLSINGNIISNPPLNLADNAFNGTNTFTNDTGFYNGDLDVYSIENNINIGDTQVEIKLTTGDFNEFGTFQADLILINNIITVLNSQLPDATIDVIGNVTNCGDRNITLDYIVNNTNSTDPLPAGTPIAFYVNNQLIEQTITNNIIGINENETATIEISIPSNIPNDFILEVYVDDDGLGNSTVIEILENNNSTNLAVSLIPLPETIELPPLNNCNEGYNTATYDLELILIEINSNNYFNFLFYETTEDLQNNTNQIININNYQSQQTPQTLYIKAETTNCFDIFKFNLITENCPPFIPQGFSPNNDGYNDYFNIQGLYTIFQEHELLIYSRYGNLIFIGDDSKKWYGFSNHGINDGKRVPTGTYFYVLKLNYKNSSPKVGWVYLNR, encoded by the coding sequence ATGAAAAAAACATGTTCTATTTTATTTATAATATTTATACTTCCAGTAATCGTTTGGTGTCAAGATATTTCAATATTTCAACAATTTAATGGAAGGTATGATTATTTAGCTATTGGCAATACATTAAATCCCGCAGAAAATAATTTAGTACAATCTTTTTGCGAGATTCTACCATCATCTCAAGCTACACTTAATATTAACAGTTCTTCTACTGTAGTTGCAGCATATTTATATTGGGCCGGCTCTGGCTTAGGAGATACTGAGGTCTCTTTAAATGGAACCGCAATTAATGCTGCAGACACTTATAATACAATATACACAGATACTACATTAGGAGATTTAAATTACTTTTCCTGTTATGCAGATGTCACGAATCAAATAATTAACGAAGGCAATACTGTTTACGAATTAACAAACCTTGATATTTCTGAAACTTTAGCTAATAATCCTGGGCATTGCGCCAGGCGAACAAATTTTGCAGGTTGGAGTATTTATGTAATATATGAAAACCCTACACTTCCTCTTAATCAAGTCAATTTATTTCAAGGATTAGAAATTATAAATCGTAATGTAACAGAAAAAACAATTTTTCTTGATAATGTAAATGTACTCGATAATGATAATGCTAAAATAGGTTTTTTGGCTTGGGAAGGCGACAATGCTTTAAACTATGGAGAAACCTTATCTATAAATGGAAATATAATTTCTAATCCACCACTAAATTTAGCAGATAATGCCTTCAACGGGACTAATACTTTCACTAATGACACAGGTTTTTATAATGGAGATTTAGATGTATATAGTATAGAAAACAATATAAATATTGGAGACACACAAGTTGAAATAAAACTAACTACAGGAGATTTTAATGAATTTGGAACTTTTCAAGCCGATTTAATTTTAATTAATAACATTATAACCGTACTTAATAGCCAATTACCAGATGCGACAATAGACGTTATAGGAAATGTGACTAATTGCGGAGATAGAAATATAACTTTAGATTACATTGTAAACAATACAAACAGTACAGATCCCTTACCTGCAGGAACACCAATAGCATTTTATGTAAATAACCAACTAATTGAACAAACAATAACAAACAATATTATAGGAATAAACGAAAATGAAACAGCCACAATAGAAATAAGTATTCCAAGTAATATTCCAAACGATTTTATATTAGAAGTCTATGTTGATGACGATGGCTTAGGAAACAGTACAGTAATAGAGATTTTAGAAAACAACAATAGCACAAACTTAGCTGTATCATTAATTCCATTACCTGAAACAATAGAATTACCACCATTAAACAATTGTAATGAAGGTTATAATACCGCAACTTATGATTTAGAATTAATTTTAATTGAAATAAACTCTAATAACTATTTTAATTTTTTATTTTATGAAACTACCGAAGACCTTCAGAATAATACTAACCAAATTATAAACATAAATAATTACCAATCACAACAAACACCACAAACACTATATATTAAAGCAGAAACAACAAACTGTTTTGATATTTTCAAATTCAATTTAATAACAGAAAATTGTCCGCCATTTATTCCGCAAGGCTTTTCACCTAATAATGATGGTTATAACGATTATTTTAATATTCAAGGACTCTATACTATTTTCCAGGAACATGAGTTATTAATTTATAGCCGTTATGGCAATCTTATATTTATTGGTGACGACTCAAAAAAATGGTATGGTTTTTCTAATCACGGTATTAACGACGGAAAACGCGTACCAACAGGTACATATTTTTATGTTTTAAAACTTAATTATAAAAATTCTTCTCCAAAGGTTGGTTGGGTTTATTTAAATAGATAA